The genomic interval GCCGAGATCTTCGGCCCGTCGGCGACCCACATCGTGACCGCCACGTTCGGATGCTGTGCGACCACCCGTTGCACGGCCTCGGTCACCTCGTCGACCGGTGATCCGGCCCGGGCGGCCGCCTCCTGGGCCCGTCGTCGTTGCAGCGCCTCCCGGCGCTCCATGCGTGCCAGTGCGTCGTCCAGTTCGCCCCTCATCGTGTCACCCTTCCCGGCCAACCGCCGACCCGTCGCGGCCGGACCGTCGCGGGCTAAGTCTCCCGCTCCCGGATCGCTCGATCCAGGGCCCGATCCAGCACGATCAGTAAGGCGTCGCGTACCGAAAGTCGATCTCGAGCGTCGAACTGGACCAGTGGAACATGTTCCCCGATTGCCAGCGCCCAACGGATCGCCGTCAGGTCGTGCGCGATCTGGCCGTCGAACGCGTTGACCGCGACGACGAAGGGTAGACGGGCCCGCTCGAAGTAGTCGATGGCGGGATAACAGTCGTCGAGCCGGGAGGAGTCCACCACCACCAGCGCCCCGAGCGCACCCCGGGCCAGGTCGTCCCACATGAAGCCGAACCGGGACTGCCCCGGGGTACCGAAGAGGTAGAGCTTGAGACTGCGGTCGATGGTGACGCAGCCGAAGTCCATCGCCACCGTGGTGGTGGTCTTCTCGGAGCGGATCCCCGGATCGTCCACCCCGATCCCGGCGGTGGTCATCTCCGCCTCGGTGGTCAGCGGCGCGATCTCCGAGATGGCGCCGACCGTGGTGGTCTTGCCCACCCCGAAACCACCGGCGATCAGGATCTTCACCGGGATCGGCGGTGCGCTGCCGCGCCGCTGGTCGGACCGGTGCGCCCCGGCCGGATCGGCGCCGGTTTCCCGGGCGTGCCGGGGCGGCGCGGAGCGGGCCGGCGGGGCGTACCCGGCGGGCAGCCCGCGACCGGTACCGACACCGTGTCCGGCCGGGCTGCCGTACCGGCCGGGTGCGCTGTTCGCCAGGGGGCCGGCCGGCGGCGAGGCGGGCCAGTCAGGAGATCGCACGAAGTCCATCGATCACTCGCATAATGAGGTCGGGGTCGTGGGCATCCTCGACGGGACAGACGTGTACGTCGAGGTGGCCGGCGGCCCGCAGGTCACCGACCAGGATCTTGGTGACGCCGAGATGCATCCGAAGCCGGGCGGAGATCTCCGCCACGGACATCGGCTCGACGCACAGCGCGACGATGTCCTGGAGTTCCGAGGAGAGCCGGTTGACCGGTGGGCTGGTCCAGGAGGTGTCGTCGATCCTGGCGGTCACCTGGGTCTCCAACCCGATCGCCGGATCTGCCCCGGAGACCCGCCCGGAGGTCAGCACGAACGGGCGCAGCCCGGTCGGTGCCGGCTGCACGACCGGCAGCTCCCCGGTGTCCGCCTCCGGTTGCGCCTGCTCCTCGGCAAGCGCGGCCTGGAGGTAGGGACGGATCCGGACCGTCGGCAACACCTCCGGTTCCGGCTCCGCGTCCGGCGCCGGCACCTCGCTCCGCTCGGTCATGCGGGTCCCTCACTCCGCCCGGGGGCGCTCCGGGGTGTACGGCGCGGCGGACCGCCGCCCACCGCAACACCCGTGGTCACGACTGAACGGAGTTCTTCAGTTCGACGATCAGCCGAGGGGTGAGCGCGCCTCCGGCCCGACCGGCGAACAGGGTCATCTCGTAGGCGACGGTGCCGAGGTTGGCCGACCGGTCGGCGACCACCCCGAGGACCGAGCCGCTGCTGATCGCGCTGACCAGCAGGTAGCCGTCGGTCATGTCCACCACCACCCGGTTGAGCGCACCCAGCGTGTACCAGTTCGCGGCGCCACTGGCCAGGCTGGTCATCCCGGAGACCACCGCGGCGAGGCGCTCCGCGTTCGACCGGTCCTTGATCGACGACATGGCCATCAGCAGACCGTCGGAGGAGACCGCGATCGCCTCCTGCACACCGGCGGTGCCGGACGTGAACGAGTCCAGCAACCAGTTGAAGGTGCGTGCCTCCTGGCTCAGCTCGCCGGTGCCCGCTGCCTGGTCCTGCTCGGTACGGATGAAGGGAGTGCTCATCGTGGGGTTCCCTCTTCGTGGCGGTGTTCTGTTCGGACTTCGCTCAGCGCGCGGGCGACACCGGACTCGAACTGCATCATCAGCTCGCGTACCTGGTCGGGGTCGCCCGGCCCGGCGGTGGCGACGGCCGGCGCCTGGCCGAGCGGGGTGGTCGGCAGGGGAACGCTCAGGTTGGCTCCGGGGACCCGCCGGTTGAGCCGGGGCGGAGCGCCCGTCGCGGCGGGGGTCGCCGCTGGGGTGCCGTTGGGCCGGGATGCCGACCCGACCGGCCTGACACTACCGCCCTCCGGACGCGGGGCGTCCCGCTCCGGCGGTGTGCCGCCCGACGGCGGGTCGGC from Plantactinospora sp. BC1 carries:
- a CDS encoding roadblock/LC7 domain-containing protein yields the protein MSTPFIRTEQDQAAGTGELSQEARTFNWLLDSFTSGTAGVQEAIAVSSDGLLMAMSSIKDRSNAERLAAVVSGMTSLASGAANWYTLGALNRVVVDMTDGYLLVSAISSGSVLGVVADRSANLGTVAYEMTLFAGRAGGALTPRLIVELKNSVQS
- a CDS encoding ATP/GTP-binding protein; this translates as MPVKILIAGGFGVGKTTTVGAISEIAPLTTEAEMTTAGIGVDDPGIRSEKTTTTVAMDFGCVTIDRSLKLYLFGTPGQSRFGFMWDDLARGALGALVVVDSSRLDDCYPAIDYFERARLPFVVAVNAFDGQIAHDLTAIRWALAIGEHVPLVQFDARDRLSVRDALLIVLDRALDRAIRERET
- a CDS encoding DUF742 domain-containing protein, whose product is MTERSEVPAPDAEPEPEVLPTVRIRPYLQAALAEEQAQPEADTGELPVVQPAPTGLRPFVLTSGRVSGADPAIGLETQVTARIDDTSWTSPPVNRLSSELQDIVALCVEPMSVAEISARLRMHLGVTKILVGDLRAAGHLDVHVCPVEDAHDPDLIMRVIDGLRAIS